Proteins encoded by one window of Paenibacillus sp. DCT19:
- a CDS encoding DUF3102 domain-containing protein — protein sequence MSQLAIRTIETIAIEINSIKDQTKKIMLHGSIEIGRRLTEAKDMMEHGTWMNWLADSVDYSQSTANNLMKLFKEYGTDQLTLFGDNADSQALGSLSYTQAVALLGIPAEEREAFVQENDVDSMSTRELAEAVKARKDAEKAQKAAEKELKKAQDAMEKERKLREKLELQQADHALIVENLKKQAEEAEAAAAKAESGEDDGRAAELQEELEKAQQQHADSLAQIKQLEQELKAKPIDVVPATVEVEVVPKAITAELEELRKKVAQGLGEEAAVFKAHFKNLTDAFNNMLGALDVVGKTDEELHTKYKDATMALIDRMKATL from the coding sequence ATGAGCCAATTAGCCATCCGCACCATTGAGACAATAGCAATCGAGATTAACAGCATTAAGGATCAAACGAAGAAAATCATGCTTCACGGTTCAATTGAGATTGGCAGACGTTTAACTGAAGCCAAGGACATGATGGAACACGGGACCTGGATGAATTGGCTTGCTGATTCGGTTGATTATTCCCAATCTACAGCGAACAACCTCATGAAACTGTTCAAGGAGTACGGTACCGATCAGCTCACACTTTTTGGTGACAACGCAGACTCCCAAGCGCTTGGAAGTTTGAGCTATACACAGGCAGTTGCTTTGCTTGGTATCCCTGCTGAGGAACGTGAGGCGTTTGTCCAAGAGAACGATGTAGATAGCATGTCTACTCGTGAACTGGCTGAGGCGGTCAAAGCCCGTAAGGATGCCGAAAAGGCTCAGAAGGCTGCGGAGAAAGAGTTGAAGAAGGCTCAGGATGCAATGGAGAAGGAACGGAAGTTACGGGAGAAATTGGAGCTTCAGCAGGCTGACCACGCACTGATTGTGGAGAATCTTAAAAAACAGGCAGAAGAAGCGGAAGCTGCTGCGGCCAAAGCTGAATCCGGTGAGGATGATGGACGAGCTGCCGAACTGCAAGAAGAGTTGGAGAAGGCACAACAGCAGCACGCTGATTCCCTGGCACAAATTAAGCAGCTAGAACAGGAGCTTAAGGCTAAGCCTATTGACGTTGTTCCTGCCACTGTAGAGGTGGAGGTAGTTCCTAAGGCAATCACTGCGGAGTTGGAAGAACTGCGTAAGAAAGTTGCTCAGGGGCTGGGCGAGGAAGCCGCAGTATTCAAAGCTCACTTCAAAAATTTGACTGATGCATTCAATAATATGCTTGGCGCTCTGGATGTCGTAGGCAAAACGGATGAAGAACTTCATACCAAGTATAAGGATGCAACCATGGCATTAATTGACCGGATGAAAGCTACACTGTGA
- a CDS encoding DUF3383 family protein, producing the protein MAKDVNVIIRIETPTPRLGFGKPLILGSASTAKPYKTYLELAAVKADYGETTEEYKAAAAIWAQGDYAPAEIAIARQKTGTEPETVSDVMERLLKEDWYFLITTTTAQADVDEFAAAIEADNSREYFTRSSTLADVALLLAKNYSRTTVFYHIDISNYPEAALVGRVGSAPVGSVTWKFKYLQGIAPLDITDTELREIHAAGAITYVTKAGRNQTSEGKTLSGEWIDVIHSKDYIRFNIEYAIQNLFADTDKVSFTDTGIAQLESVTRTILQQGFLQGMVAADAAGLPLYGTTFKGREEVDPVDRSKREYNGGTFWFELAGAIHQTTISGVIRK; encoded by the coding sequence TTGGCTAAAGACGTAAATGTAATTATTCGAATCGAAACGCCAACGCCAAGGCTTGGTTTTGGTAAGCCGTTGATTCTGGGGAGTGCTTCAACAGCAAAACCCTACAAAACGTACCTTGAACTGGCAGCAGTAAAGGCAGATTACGGCGAGACAACAGAGGAATACAAAGCCGCTGCGGCGATTTGGGCGCAGGGAGATTATGCGCCGGCAGAAATCGCGATTGCACGGCAGAAAACAGGAACGGAGCCGGAGACGGTTTCGGACGTGATGGAACGTCTGCTGAAAGAAGACTGGTATTTCCTGATTACCACGACCACAGCACAGGCTGATGTGGATGAATTCGCGGCAGCGATTGAGGCGGATAACTCGCGGGAGTATTTCACGCGATCTTCCACACTAGCTGATGTCGCGTTGTTGTTGGCTAAGAATTACAGTCGTACTACAGTTTTCTATCATATTGATATTTCTAATTATCCTGAGGCTGCATTGGTCGGACGTGTTGGGTCTGCTCCTGTGGGATCTGTGACATGGAAATTCAAATACTTGCAAGGTATTGCGCCGCTTGATATTACGGACACGGAGCTGCGTGAGATTCATGCCGCAGGAGCTATCACATACGTAACGAAAGCTGGTCGAAATCAAACCTCCGAGGGTAAAACCTTGTCTGGTGAATGGATCGATGTCATTCATTCGAAGGATTACATTCGATTTAACATCGAGTATGCAATCCAAAATCTATTTGCTGATACAGACAAAGTGAGTTTTACGGATACGGGGATTGCACAGTTGGAAAGCGTGACACGTACCATTCTTCAGCAAGGATTCTTACAAGGCATGGTTGCTGCGGATGCTGCGGGTCTTCCGCTTTACGGAACGACCTTCAAAGGTCGTGAGGAAGTAGATCCTGTAGACCGTTCGAAGCGCGAATACAACGGGGGAACGTTCTGGTTCGAATTGGCTGGAGCAATCCACCAAACCACAATTAGCGGAGTAATCCGCAAGTAA
- a CDS encoding phage portal protein — protein sequence MGIISKLVGRSKAMTMEEFNNQVLSRFRGGYGAGMQVDEERALKLITVFSCVRVIAETIATLPLDVYQERPGSGKDKARDHPVHELLHYRPNDEMTSATWRETSTGHLALSGNTYSIITLNGRGVPMELYPVDWRLMLPQRNPTTQKIEYVYNDRGKAEIFQPERVLHVPGWGFDGIRGYSPIRTAASTMGIGLATQEFTERFYSQGMNIGGVLEHPSGLSDPAYERLKEWLEEKGSGMANSWKPLILEEGMKYSRIPMPLAEAQFIETQKFTRDEICGLFRVPPHMVGNLERATFSNIEHQSIEFVMYTLMPYITKYEQAINWRLFTKKERGQGIYVKFNVEGLLRGDYKSRQEGLAIQRQNGVINADDWRGYEEMNPIPDGSGQVYMVNGNMIPSDLAGKKTVTKVPERGE from the coding sequence ATGGGTATTATCAGCAAGCTTGTTGGTCGATCTAAAGCAATGACGATGGAAGAGTTTAATAATCAGGTGTTGAGTCGATTTCGTGGCGGATACGGCGCAGGAATGCAGGTTGATGAGGAAAGAGCACTTAAATTAATCACCGTATTCTCGTGTGTCCGAGTTATTGCCGAAACAATTGCAACACTTCCGCTAGATGTTTATCAGGAGAGACCAGGAAGCGGGAAGGATAAAGCACGTGACCATCCAGTTCACGAACTGCTACATTACCGACCAAATGACGAGATGACATCAGCTACTTGGCGGGAAACATCTACGGGTCATTTAGCATTGTCAGGCAACACTTATTCCATTATCACGCTGAATGGTCGCGGAGTACCGATGGAACTTTATCCAGTTGATTGGCGTTTAATGCTGCCACAGAGAAATCCTACCACTCAGAAGATTGAGTACGTGTATAACGATCGAGGCAAGGCAGAGATTTTCCAACCTGAGCGAGTTCTTCATGTTCCAGGTTGGGGATTTGATGGCATTCGGGGATATTCACCGATACGAACGGCTGCCTCCACTATGGGCATCGGGCTGGCAACGCAGGAATTTACCGAGCGGTTTTACTCGCAAGGAATGAATATTGGTGGTGTCCTTGAACATCCAAGTGGTTTAAGTGATCCAGCCTATGAGCGTCTGAAGGAATGGCTCGAAGAAAAAGGAAGTGGGATGGCTAATTCATGGAAACCATTGATTTTAGAGGAAGGCATGAAGTATAGCCGAATTCCAATGCCGTTAGCCGAAGCTCAATTCATAGAGACTCAAAAATTTACCCGAGATGAAATCTGCGGGTTATTTCGCGTTCCACCTCATATGGTTGGGAACCTGGAAAGGGCTACTTTTTCCAATATTGAGCATCAATCTATTGAATTTGTCATGTACACCCTTATGCCCTACATCACTAAGTACGAACAGGCCATAAACTGGCGACTCTTTACGAAAAAAGAGAGGGGGCAGGGCATTTATGTCAAGTTCAATGTAGAGGGGTTACTCCGTGGGGATTACAAAAGCAGGCAGGAAGGGCTTGCGATCCAGCGTCAAAACGGCGTAATTAACGCAGATGACTGGCGGGGATATGAAGAAATGAACCCGATTCCGGACGGTTCAGGACAGGTCTACATGGTCAACGGGAACATGATTCCGTCCGACTTAGCAGGAAAGAAAACCGTAACGAAAGTTCCGGAAAGGGGTGAGTAA
- a CDS encoding PcfJ domain-containing protein codes for MHDEGIKLEHCVGRYAEGYGDGRKILMCIRKSDSPDVPFYTLELIGGRSCNVEGSKIAV; via the coding sequence TTGCACGATGAGGGCATTAAATTGGAGCATTGTGTAGGGCGTTATGCAGAGGGTTACGGTGATGGTCGGAAAATTCTCATGTGCATTAGGAAATCCGATAGCCCAGACGTTCCATTTTACACATTGGAACTCATAGGGGGAAGGTCATGCAATGTCGAGGGTTCAAAAATTGCAGTATGA
- a CDS encoding terminase, giving the protein MGRNAKPVGLHIAEGNPNRLTKAQIQARQEGEVKLGKTELEKLKPPVFVKDDTIAFSHWKQCMKDYKAAAAEGVNLLSSSDIGLLGMYCRTYSEYEKLLKQYQKIERISIEDHVFEEYFEELARKAEESEQDLNEYGLRAQKYLSQLASIEGVLKIETAINKKMDMLLKMQDRLFLNPLSKVKNVPKPKAKEEKPSKFGKFGNRSG; this is encoded by the coding sequence ATGGGAAGGAACGCCAAACCGGTTGGTCTCCACATCGCGGAGGGCAATCCAAACCGACTGACTAAAGCACAGATCCAAGCTAGACAAGAAGGTGAGGTTAAGCTTGGAAAAACCGAGTTGGAAAAGCTGAAACCACCAGTGTTTGTAAAGGATGACACGATTGCCTTCTCTCATTGGAAACAGTGCATGAAGGATTATAAAGCCGCTGCTGCTGAAGGTGTGAATTTACTTTCCAGCTCTGATATAGGACTTTTAGGAATGTATTGTAGGACGTATTCAGAGTATGAAAAACTGCTGAAACAGTATCAAAAAATCGAGCGAATTTCCATCGAAGATCATGTATTTGAAGAATATTTTGAAGAACTAGCTCGTAAAGCAGAGGAATCAGAACAGGATCTGAACGAGTATGGACTGAGGGCACAAAAGTACCTCTCTCAGTTGGCTTCCATTGAGGGTGTCCTAAAAATCGAGACAGCCATAAACAAGAAAATGGACATGCTCCTTAAAATGCAAGATCGGCTGTTCCTGAATCCCTTGTCCAAGGTGAAGAACGTACCGAAACCGAAGGCTAAGGAAGAGAAGCCGAGCAAGTTCGGAAAGTTCGGGAACCGAAGTGGATAA
- a CDS encoding terminase large subunit: MDNPQIYPYNTVGETDRVTAYALEVTSGRIIAGQAQRQACERHLRDLDRQGTEDFPYVFDPDKAHEIIEFAESLTLAEGEEPRPLDLWGFQDFIFGSWNGWLKLDGYRRFRTSYIQVARQNGKSLGNAVPSLFYGNFDGYSYPQVYVTATKEAQARIVLKECIKFIDADPELAGDEYESGLFDVKDYKSTILCTVSKGEIRALGRDTKSIDGFRPYFASVDEYHLHKDSQMYKLLADGTKKLKQCLISVITTAGFNINGPCYELYKYCKMILSGAHADETQFVFICELDKDDDVWDESNWPKANPLWTPETLESLRAEAIKAKVQQGEELRNFLTKSLNRWVQFSDTQYMNMEHWVACESDTTIEDMEGKECYLGLDLSSGGDLTSGALEFPLDIDGQRKYYIHSHSWIPSARVDEHVKSDFAPYDMWIMEGLLTPTETMGGVKTDYKYILSYYRDLIKKHNLKLLGIAYDPHNADAFLSDLEEFGVDLVEIVQSAKSLNDATVDFRLEAEAKNVIYDRRNKLLTWSMANAKTVSNSFGEIKIDKDPSAKTKRIDPVDAVIDAHKLCLANKKTKSSVYETRGPRSL, encoded by the coding sequence GTGGATAATCCTCAGATTTACCCGTACAACACGGTTGGTGAGACGGACAGGGTAACAGCCTACGCGCTTGAAGTTACGTCAGGACGAATAATTGCGGGACAGGCTCAGCGGCAGGCATGTGAACGGCACCTTCGGGATTTGGATCGGCAGGGTACGGAAGACTTCCCTTACGTATTTGATCCAGATAAGGCACATGAAATTATAGAGTTTGCCGAATCTCTCACGCTGGCTGAGGGTGAGGAACCACGTCCACTAGATTTATGGGGCTTCCAGGACTTTATCTTTGGTAGCTGGAATGGCTGGCTGAAGCTGGACGGTTATCGACGTTTTCGAACATCATACATCCAGGTAGCACGGCAAAACGGTAAGTCATTGGGAAACGCAGTTCCTTCGCTGTTTTACGGGAACTTTGACGGATACAGCTATCCGCAAGTGTACGTTACAGCGACCAAGGAAGCGCAGGCACGAATTGTATTGAAGGAATGTATCAAGTTTATTGATGCAGACCCAGAGTTGGCCGGGGATGAATACGAATCCGGTCTATTTGACGTGAAGGATTATAAGAGCACGATCCTGTGTACGGTTTCCAAAGGTGAAATCAGAGCGCTTGGGCGTGATACGAAATCCATAGACGGTTTCAGGCCGTATTTTGCTTCCGTCGATGAGTATCATTTGCACAAGGATAGCCAGATGTACAAGCTCCTGGCGGATGGTACCAAGAAGCTGAAGCAGTGTCTTATTTCTGTTATCACAACAGCAGGGTTTAACATCAATGGCCCATGCTATGAGTTGTACAAATATTGCAAAATGATTTTGTCTGGCGCTCATGCCGATGAAACGCAGTTTGTTTTCATTTGTGAGCTGGACAAGGACGATGATGTTTGGGATGAATCCAACTGGCCGAAGGCGAATCCTCTCTGGACTCCTGAAACGTTGGAGAGTTTGCGAGCTGAAGCAATCAAAGCCAAGGTACAACAAGGCGAGGAGCTTCGCAACTTCCTGACCAAGTCCCTAAACAGATGGGTGCAGTTCTCAGACACGCAGTACATGAACATGGAACACTGGGTAGCCTGTGAGTCTGATACAACCATTGAGGATATGGAAGGCAAGGAATGTTACCTAGGTTTGGACTTGTCTTCAGGCGGTGACTTGACAAGTGGTGCATTGGAGTTTCCGTTGGATATCGACGGGCAACGCAAGTATTACATCCATTCACATAGCTGGATTCCTTCAGCTCGTGTTGATGAGCATGTGAAGAGTGACTTTGCGCCGTATGACATGTGGATCATGGAGGGTTTGTTAACTCCAACCGAGACGATGGGCGGAGTCAAGACGGATTACAAGTACATCCTGTCTTATTACCGTGACTTGATCAAAAAACATAACCTCAAGCTGCTGGGCATTGCCTACGATCCACACAACGCAGATGCCTTTTTGTCTGACCTTGAAGAATTTGGGGTGGATCTGGTTGAGATTGTACAGAGTGCCAAGAGCTTGAATGACGCTACGGTGGATTTCAGGTTGGAAGCCGAGGCTAAGAACGTGATTTATGACCGGAGAAACAAGCTGCTGACATGGAGTATGGCAAACGCCAAGACGGTAAGCAACAGTTTCGGAGAAATCAAGATTGACAAAGACCCTTCAGCTAAGACGAAACGGATTGACCCGGTGGATGCTGTCATTGATGCCCACAAATTATGCTTGGCAAATAAGAAAACAAAATCATCAGTTTATGAAACAAGGGGGCCGAGAAGCCTGTGA
- a CDS encoding head maturation protease, ClpP-related gives MKFWSFRNENGKSKLYLYGVIDSLEWWGDEVTPNRFKADLDSLGDISELEVYINSDGGDVFAGQAIHSMLKRHKAKVTVFVDGLAASIASVIAMAGDVVVMPRNSMLMIHNPWTSLSGNSADFRKTADDLDNIRESLIAAYQDKSGMDRDELLSLLEAETWLTAEEAVNFGFADQIEQFKEIAASVNGKKLTVNGQEMDLSKFKNPPKVIVASGNHVSTHRNTAQTKSLSFYERVLNHNKNREVK, from the coding sequence ATGAAATTTTGGTCATTCCGCAATGAAAATGGTAAGTCAAAGCTTTACCTCTATGGTGTGATTGACAGCTTGGAATGGTGGGGGGATGAAGTTACACCTAACCGATTCAAGGCGGATCTTGATTCCCTTGGGGATATTTCGGAATTGGAAGTATACATCAACAGTGACGGCGGCGATGTATTTGCCGGACAGGCTATTCACAGTATGTTGAAGCGACACAAGGCTAAAGTCACGGTTTTCGTAGATGGATTGGCAGCTTCGATAGCTTCGGTTATTGCTATGGCTGGAGATGTTGTAGTTATGCCGCGAAATTCTATGCTGATGATCCATAATCCGTGGACTTCCTTATCCGGGAACTCAGCAGATTTTCGTAAAACAGCCGATGATCTGGACAACATTCGTGAGAGTTTGATTGCTGCATACCAAGATAAGTCGGGCATGGATAGAGACGAATTACTTAGCCTATTAGAAGCTGAGACATGGTTGACAGCCGAAGAAGCGGTAAACTTTGGCTTCGCTGATCAGATAGAGCAGTTTAAAGAGATTGCTGCTTCTGTAAATGGTAAAAAGTTGACGGTAAACGGACAGGAGATGGATCTTTCCAAGTTCAAAAACCCTCCCAAAGTTATCGTTGCATCTGGAAATCATGTATCAACTCATAGAAATACTGCCCAAACGAAGTCGTTATCGTTTTATGAACGTGTTCTAAATCACAATAAAAATAGGGAGGTCAAATGA
- a CDS encoding PcfJ domain-containing protein yields MTAGQRVEFRDVINHFPVKVSRSLARFVTETALKSSRYLFIKTAKGIQSAYCTYCKKQHFPETKLKHKQLLEVQCPHCKSKCKVRAAGLGRKYMMDRAVVVWYEKSLIDNETIVARVIEVRRDYSGDYTKVETEFSTNSHYVFQPGKSMYFGYERIRSKVGSAFDEIATRYGANCPRFMSIPNIRRAVKGTPFQYSTWDQYTKYKNPHYVSDMVEFFDIAARYPCVEYLTKIGFKDFVWAKLYRDQTYGAIYWQGNTLMKVLRLSKVELREIRDFKIELSPIELRFYQYARKKSLPVTLRDAKLIGAVYGGHEKEYYKAACAHESEDIVVKYILKQMRKEHYVDERVYNMLSDWRDYRKQCVELGMSLEEDRYLFPNDLHKSHNELTKRIRLKNDKAIDLKIQRRAKGLKKYMFQKDGFQSVLSYLWKSCTMRALNWSIV; encoded by the coding sequence ATGACGGCGGGACAACGTGTGGAATTTAGGGATGTAATAAATCATTTTCCTGTGAAGGTAAGTCGTTCACTTGCACGCTTTGTGACAGAAACAGCTTTAAAGAGCAGTCGGTATTTGTTTATTAAGACCGCTAAAGGAATTCAATCTGCATACTGTACGTACTGCAAAAAGCAACATTTTCCAGAAACAAAGCTCAAACACAAACAGCTTCTTGAAGTCCAATGTCCTCACTGTAAATCTAAATGCAAAGTTAGGGCTGCTGGCCTTGGACGTAAATACATGATGGATCGTGCGGTAGTTGTCTGGTATGAAAAGTCATTGATAGACAATGAAACTATCGTTGCTAGAGTGATTGAAGTTAGAAGAGACTACAGCGGCGATTATACCAAAGTAGAAACTGAGTTCAGTACCAATTCGCATTACGTCTTCCAGCCAGGCAAAAGTATGTACTTCGGTTATGAAAGGATACGTTCCAAAGTAGGGTCGGCATTTGACGAGATAGCCACTCGTTATGGAGCAAACTGTCCAAGATTTATGTCAATTCCGAATATCAGGAGAGCAGTAAAAGGGACGCCATTCCAGTATTCAACTTGGGATCAGTATACGAAATACAAGAATCCCCATTATGTAAGTGACATGGTTGAGTTTTTTGACATAGCTGCCAGATATCCGTGTGTGGAGTATCTGACGAAAATAGGATTTAAGGATTTCGTCTGGGCAAAACTCTACAGGGATCAGACATATGGAGCAATCTACTGGCAAGGTAACACGCTAATGAAAGTATTACGATTAAGCAAAGTTGAATTGAGAGAGATCCGAGATTTTAAGATTGAGTTAAGCCCGATCGAACTAAGATTTTATCAATATGCTCGAAAGAAATCACTCCCGGTTACTCTCAGGGATGCCAAGTTGATTGGCGCAGTATACGGAGGGCATGAAAAGGAATATTACAAGGCTGCATGCGCTCATGAATCTGAAGATATTGTCGTTAAGTACATCCTGAAACAAATGAGAAAAGAACACTATGTTGATGAGCGTGTTTACAACATGCTATCAGACTGGCGCGACTATAGAAAACAATGTGTTGAACTGGGCATGAGTCTGGAAGAAGATCGTTATTTGTTCCCTAATGATCTTCATAAATCTCATAACGAGCTAACCAAACGAATCAGGCTGAAAAATGATAAGGCTATAGATTTAAAGATCCAGAGACGCGCTAAGGGACTAAAGAAGTATATGTTCCAAAAAGATGGGTTTCAATCCGTCCTATCGTATCTCTGGAAGAGTTGCACGATGAGGGCATTAAATTGGAGCATTGTGTAG
- a CDS encoding helix-turn-helix transcriptional regulator encodes MFFFFFFYDSEFSKRLQSIMEERGLDHAALAILANVSPLTVKRWLNGKFEPRQRNLLKISNALDVSSNYLIGRT; translated from the coding sequence ATGTTTTTCTTTTTCTTTTTTTATGATTCTGAGTTCTCCAAGCGGCTGCAATCCATCATGGAAGAACGTGGCCTAGACCATGCTGCTTTGGCTATACTCGCCAACGTTTCACCTCTCACCGTAAAACGTTGGCTTAATGGCAAGTTCGAACCTAGACAAAGGAACTTGTTGAAAATCTCAAATGCACTTGACGTCTCTAGCAATTACCTCATAGGCAGAACCTGA
- a CDS encoding helix-turn-helix transcriptional regulator, with amino-acid sequence MLVSDKINELMDSSGLSAYRLSKDTGIPYTTLTKILNGTTKSPKVDLIKKIADYFHKPIEYFTENDDAASQNAPDWATARDMADIKKILEEDQPVLFDGVPITDETRQRAMDILTGLLWEAKELNKKTYGRKKKATPKDKE; translated from the coding sequence TTGCTGGTATCGGATAAAATTAATGAATTGATGGATTCAAGTGGTTTAAGCGCCTATAGACTTTCTAAGGACACAGGAATCCCCTACACAACACTTACCAAAATACTTAATGGAACAACTAAGAGTCCTAAAGTTGATTTAATTAAAAAAATTGCAGACTATTTCCACAAACCCATTGAATACTTCACAGAAAACGATGATGCCGCATCTCAAAATGCACCCGATTGGGCAACAGCTAGGGACATGGCTGATATCAAAAAAATTCTTGAAGAAGATCAACCTGTATTATTTGATGGAGTTCCAATTACAGACGAAACACGCCAAAGAGCCATGGATATCCTTACTGGACTGCTTTGGGAAGCCAAAGAACTCAACAAAAAAACATATGGCCGCAAAAAAAAGGCAACCCCTAAAGACAAAGAGTAG
- a CDS encoding phage protein, with translation MSQATTYDAMSVTITVDGVYLTGFSEDMVEVEKDEDNYDVKVGAQGDTVRTKVNNPLGTCTITLLPTSPQVTYLDGLANSGKLVPVTIINAGPPKETITCTEAFVKKPAARTYGNEAEDREYELVLMDMLFS, from the coding sequence ATGTCTCAAGCAACAACTTATGATGCAATGTCCGTCACAATCACAGTCGATGGTGTGTATTTGACTGGGTTTTCAGAGGACATGGTCGAGGTGGAGAAGGACGAGGACAATTACGATGTGAAAGTAGGAGCGCAAGGGGATACCGTTCGTACCAAGGTAAACAACCCATTGGGTACTTGCACAATCACTTTGTTGCCAACGAGTCCACAAGTAACATACCTAGACGGTCTGGCGAACAGCGGAAAGCTGGTTCCGGTAACGATCATTAACGCGGGTCCACCAAAAGAAACAATTACATGCACCGAAGCTTTTGTTAAAAAGCCTGCTGCACGTACCTATGGCAATGAGGCTGAGGATCGGGAGTATGAATTGGTTCTGATGGACATGCTGTTCAGCTAA
- a CDS encoding AlpA family transcriptional regulator, with protein MDKTLLAFEAAIRSIVDDQVAIAEKRLREEFSGLIDKTLDVVEAAKHIGVSEKLIYRMCQEGRIPHERYGVVGSRRPAIKLRLADLEAWRAEQRLANYKRGQLAQ; from the coding sequence ATGGATAAAACGCTGCTTGCGTTTGAAGCTGCTATTAGGTCTATCGTTGATGATCAAGTAGCTATTGCTGAGAAAAGACTCAGAGAAGAATTCTCAGGGTTAATTGACAAAACTCTTGATGTTGTTGAAGCGGCTAAACATATAGGTGTTTCTGAAAAGTTGATTTATCGCATGTGCCAAGAAGGCAGAATTCCACATGAACGTTACGGTGTGGTTGGTTCAAGAAGACCTGCTATAAAATTGCGCCTTGCTGATCTTGAAGCTTGGAGGGCGGAGCAAAGGCTTGCCAATTACAAACGAGGGCAATTAGCGCAATAG
- a CDS encoding helix-turn-helix domain-containing protein, translating to MGMTIGNNVQKFLDAKGWTPYRLGKESGVSMTVIYGLKEKKQGPNAETLVKLATALNVSVDDLVKEQV from the coding sequence ATGGGGATGACAATCGGGAATAACGTTCAGAAGTTCCTTGATGCAAAGGGGTGGACGCCGTATAGGCTTGGTAAAGAAAGTGGTGTTTCTATGACAGTAATCTATGGTCTGAAAGAAAAGAAACAAGGACCCAATGCTGAAACACTTGTAAAGCTTGCAACTGCTTTAAATGTATCAGTTGATGATTTGGTAAAAGAACAGGTCTGA
- a CDS encoding HNH endonuclease, with protein sequence MPLKRFCSKQGCKSYATEGRYCEAHQDQVHSYDQHRGTAAERGYDSRWRKARDGYLKKHPLCVTHWKQGYVKEATVVDHIKPHRGDKTLFWDRRNWQGLCKQCHDVKTAKEDGGFGNGQG encoded by the coding sequence ATGCCGCTTAAAAGGTTCTGTTCTAAGCAAGGGTGTAAGTCATACGCAACAGAAGGCAGATACTGCGAAGCACACCAAGACCAAGTACATAGCTATGACCAGCATAGGGGGACAGCAGCCGAGCGTGGATACGATAGCCGATGGCGTAAAGCCAGGGATGGATACCTAAAGAAGCATCCGCTGTGTGTCACTCACTGGAAGCAGGGCTATGTTAAAGAGGCTACGGTAGTCGATCATATCAAACCACATAGGGGAGATAAGACTCTGTTCTGGGATCGAAGAAACTGGCAGGGGCTGTGCAAGCAATGTCACGATGTCAAGACAGCCAAAGAGGATGGAGGGTTTGGTAATGGGCAAGGTTGA
- a CDS encoding phage head-tail connector protein, whose product MLTTLQRAKGMMSIPLDDTSQDLYLLSALAAASEWIERECNRSFEYKTYQQTLDGSGTQFLRLRNFPIHAVSELSIHDKDQPTDSFKIESEHGMLFKRSGWPCGARLIDVEYLAGYILPSDEIDAPASTLPQKYELACVLLAQTLMREQGVSSERVGNISVTYRDEGRGLPSAVKALIQL is encoded by the coding sequence ATGCTGACAACACTGCAAAGAGCTAAAGGCATGATGTCCATTCCGTTGGACGACACATCACAGGATCTTTATCTGTTGTCCGCCTTAGCTGCTGCTTCTGAATGGATTGAACGGGAATGTAATCGAAGCTTCGAATACAAGACATACCAACAGACGTTGGACGGCTCTGGAACCCAGTTCCTCCGGCTTCGAAATTTCCCAATCCATGCAGTCTCTGAGCTGAGCATTCATGATAAGGATCAACCGACAGACTCTTTCAAGATCGAGTCGGAACACGGGATGCTATTCAAACGCTCTGGCTGGCCTTGTGGCGCTCGTTTAATTGATGTGGAATATTTAGCCGGGTATATCCTTCCCAGCGATGAGATAGACGCTCCGGCTTCGACACTGCCACAGAAATATGAGTTGGCTTGTGTGTTGCTTGCTCAAACTTTGATGAGGGAACAGGGCGTATCAAGTGAGCGGGTCGGCAACATATCCGTAACTTACAGGGATGAGGGTCGAGGCTTGCCAAGTGCGGTCAAGGCTCTTATTCAGTTGTGA